The genomic segment GGTCGGCGATCCGGTCCTGCGCGAGCGGGCGCCGGACATGACCCCGGAGGAGCTCGCCTCGCCCGCGGTCCAGCGGCTGATCGACGACATGATCGAAACGAAGCGGGCGGCGAACGGAGCCGGGATCGCCGCGCAGCAGGTCGGCCGGGCTCTCCGCGTCGCGATCGTCGAGGTGACGCCCGGGAACCCGCGCTATCCGTACAAGCCGCCGATCGATCTGACCGTCATCGTCAACCCGACGATCGAGCCGCTCGACGACGGGAGCGCGCAGATCAACGAGGGCTGCCTCTCGGTCCCGGGCCTGCGCGCAGAGGTGCCGCGCCACATGGGCGTGCGCGTCCGCTATCTCGACCGCGACGGGAACGAGCGCGAGGAGATCCGCCGCGGCCTCACCGCGGGGACCTTCCAGCACGAGGTCGACCACCTCGACGGCGTGCTCTTCCTCGACCGCGTGGAGGACCCGACGACGTTCACGACATGGGAGGAGTTCGACCGCCACGGCCGCGAGGCCTTCGAGGCCCGGGCGCGCGAGATCGTCGAGCGGACCGGGTCGTGACGGGCACCGAGCGCGAGCTGTGGTGCGAGCTGGCCTGGCTCGGGGGCGCCGAGCCCGAGGCCGGTGTCACGATCGGCCTCGACGGCGAGCGGATCGCGTCCGTCGGCTCCGCCGGCTCGCCGCCGCCCGGGGCCGAGCGGCTCGCCGGGCTGACGATCCCCGGCTTGACCAACGCGCACTCCCACAGCTTCCAGCGCGCGTTGCGGGGCCGAACCCAGGCGGCCTCGGGCGGCAGCTTCTGGACCTGGCGCGAGGAGATGTACGCGCTCGCTCGGCGGCTCGATCCCGATTCGGTCTTCGAGACCGCGCGGGCGACGTTCGGCGAGATGGCGCTCGCCGGGATCACGAGCGTGGGCGAGTTCCACTACGTCCACCACGCCGCCGACGGGACCCCCTACGACGACCCGAACGCGCTCGGCAACGCCGTGATCGCGGCGGCGGCCGAGGCGGGCATCCGGCTGACGCTGATCGACGCCTGTTACCTGCACGGCGGAATCGAGCGCTTCCGCGACCGATCCGCCGAGGCCTGGGCGGAGCGCGTCGACGCGCTTGCCGAGGGACCGATGCAGAGGGTCGGCGCGGCGATCCACAGCGTCCGCGCCGTCGATCCCGCGGCCGCGGCGACGGTCGCGACGTGGGCCGGCGATCGCCCGCTCCACGCCCACGTCTCCGAGCAGCCGGCGGAGAACGAGAGCTGTCTCGCCGAGCACGGGCTGACGCCGACCGCGCTGTTGGACGAGGCGGGCGCGCTGGGACCCGGCTTCACCGCGATCCACGCGACCCATCCGACCGACGCCGACGTCGGGCTGCTCGGCTCGGCCGGAGCCGGGGTGTGCCTGTGCCCGACGACCGAGCGCGACCTGGCCGATGGGGTCGGCCCGGCTCGCGCGCTTCGCGACGCGGGCGTGTCCCTCAGCGTCGGCAGCGACTCACAGGCGTTCATCGACCCGTTCGAGGAGGCGCGCGCGATCGAGCTCGACGAGCGACTCGCCACCGGCGTGCGCGGCATCCACGAGCCGCGCGAGCTGCTCGCCGCCGCGACGGCGAGGGGCGCCGCGGCGATCGGCTGGCCGCAGGCCGGGCGGATCGAGTCGGGTGCGCTCGCCGACCTGACGACGATCGCGCTCGGTGGCGTCCGCCTCGGCGGTCTGGCCGCGGCGGACGCGATCGCGGGAGTCGTGTTCGCCGCCGCGCCCGCCGACGTGAGCGACGTCTACGTCGCCGGGCGCCGGATCGTCCGCGACGGCGCCCACGTGAGCCTCGACGTCCCGGCCCTGCTCGCGAAGGCCGCGCGGGCGTGAGCGCTCTGGTGATCGACCGCATCGGGTTGCTCGTGACCGGCGACCCGGAGCTCGGCGACGGCCCGCTCGGGACGCTCCGCGACGTCGCGCTCGTGATCGAGGACGGCCGCGTGCTCGCGATCGAGCCGTCCGGCGCAGCGGGCGACGAGCGACTCGACGCGGCGGGTCGCTGCGTGATCCCCGGGTTCGTCGACAGCCACACGCACCTCGTGTTCGCGGGCGAGCGCGGCGAGGAGTTCGCGGCGCGGATGGCCGGCGCCGGCTACGAGGCCGGCGGAATCGAGGTGACGACCGACGCGACCCGTGCGGCGAGCGCCGAGGAGCTCGAGCGCCTCGCCAGGGCGCGCCGCCGCGAGTCGCTGCGAGCGGGGATCACGACGATCGAGATCAAGTCGGGCTACGGGCTCACCGTCGAGAGCGAGCGCCGGCTCTGCGAGGTCGCCGCGCGGCTGACCGGCGAGGTGACGTTCCTCGGCGCCCACCTCGTTCCCGCGGAGTTCCGCGACCGCCGCTCCGACTACGTCGACCTGGTCCGCGGCGAGATGCTCGCCGCCTGCGCGCCGCTCAGCCGCTGGATCGACGTCTTCTGCGAGCGCGGCGCGTTCGATCCCGACGAGTCGCGAGCGATCCTCGAGTCCGGCCGCGAGGCCGGCCTCGGTCTCCGCGTCCACGGCAACCAGCTCGGGCCCGGCGCCGGGGTCCGGCTCGCGGTCGAGACCGGCGCCGCCTCCGTCGATCACTGCACCTACCTCGAGCCGGGCGACATCGAGGCGCTGGCGGGGTCGGAGACCGTCGCGACCTTCCTGCCGGCGACCGACTTCTCGACCCGCCAGCCCTATCCGAACGCCCGCGCGGTGATCGACGCCGGCGGCCGCGTCGCGCTGGCCACGAACACGAACCCCGGCTCGAGCTACACGACGTCGATCGGCTTCTGCCTCGCGCTCGCGGTCCGCGACATGGGGATGACGATCGACGAGGCGCTCACAGCGGCGACCCGCGGCGGCGCGCTCGCCCTGCGACGTGACGACGTCGGCCACCTCGCACCCGGCGCCCGCGGCGACGCCGCCCTGCTCGCCGCCCCCTCGCACTCGCACCTCGTCTACCGCCCGGGGGTGCCGCTCGTCGTCGCGACGGTGGCGGCCGGAGAGGTCGTCTGGACGGATCCGGACCTCGCCTCGACGCCGCTTCGCTGAGCATCTTTCGCCGCCGGGCCGGGTTATTGATCCGAATGGTCGGGAACGCGTTTTCAGGGCCGCCCCCCGCCCCGCTTCCACAACCCCGCGAATCCATACACTCGAAGGCCAGATGACTGAAACCGGCGTTGTCGATGTCGAGATGCCCGCGATGGGTGAATCCGTGACCGAGGGCACCGTGCTCGAGTGGCACAAGTCCGAGGGCGATCACGTCGAGGAGGGCGAGACGATCGTCGAGGTCTCGACCGACAAGGTCGACGCCGAGGTCCCGGCTCCGGCCTCCGGCACGCTGACCGAGATCCTCGCCGGTCCCGACGACGTCGTCGAGGTCGGCCAGACGCTCGCGCGGGTCGATCCCAACGGCGACGCGGCGGCGGCCTCGGCCCCGTCCGGCGGGACGTCGGCCGAGAGCAACGGCGCGACCGGCCAGACCGACGAGACGGGCGGCTCGGGCGGTGGCGAGGAGGCCGGCGGCTCGCTCGTCATGGGCGGCGGCGAGGGTGACGCCGACATCGGCGAGGACGCGGCGCCGTCGGAGACATCCCAGCCCGGCGCCGACGAGGACCGCCTCGCCGGCGGCGTCTCGCCCGACGGCGGCTCCGACGCGCCGGAGGGCGAGACCGTCGAGCTGACGATGCCCGAGATGGGCGAGTCGGTGACCGAGGGCACCGTGCTCGAGTGGATCGTCGCCGAGGGCGACCACGTCGAGGAGGGCGACACCGTCATCGAGGTCTCGACCGACAAGGTCGACGCCGAGGTCCCGGCGCCGGTCTCGGGCGTCGTCTCCGAGCACCTGGTGGCCGCCGACGACGTCGTCTCGGTCGGCCAGGCGCTCGCCAGGATCACCGCCGGCGCCGGCGCGGGATCCTCGGCCGCCCCCACGCCCTCGGCCGACGAGGCGGAGGCCGCCCAGGCCCCGGCCGCGTCGGCCCCTACGACGGTCGACGAGTCCGTGCGGATCTCCCCCGTCGCTCGCCGGATCGCCGAGGCGGGTGGCGTCGACGTCAGCGCCATCAGCGGGTCCGGCCCGGGCGGCCGGATCACGAAGTCCGACGTCCTCGCGGCGGGCGACGGCGCGGCCGAGCCGTCGGCCAACGGCGCCTCCGCCGCGGCGCCGGTGGGCGAGACGAAGCCGTTGCGCGGCCCCGCCGCGATGCTCGCTCAGGCGATGGCCGACAGCCGCGAGGTCCCGACCGCGACGTCCTTCCGCACGCTCGCGGTCGACACCCTCGACGCGAAGCGCAAGGCGCTCAACGAGGTGCTCAAGGAACAGGGCGCGAAGCTCTCCTTCACGCACCTGATCGCGTGGGCGATCGTGCGCGCGATCGACGACGAGTGGACCTCGATGGCACGGACCTTCTCCGAGGCCGACGGCAAGCCCCAGGTCACCGAGCCGGCGGCGATCAACCTCGGCATCGCGGTCGACATCCAGCGCCGCGGCCAGCGCTCGCTGATGGTTCCCTGCATCCGCGACGCGGGCTCGCTCGACTTCAAGGGCTTCCACTCGCGCTACGAGGAGCTGATCACCAAGACGCGCGAGAACGCGCTGACCGCCGACGACTTCCGCGGCACCAACGTCACGCTGACGAACCCCGGCGGCATCGGCACCGTCGCCTCGGTCCCGCGACTGCTGTCCGGCCAGGGGACGATCGTCGCCACCGGTTCGATCGCCTACCCGGTCGAATGGAGCCACGCGACGCCGGAGAAGATCAAGGCGCTCGGGATCTCGAAGGTCATGACGATGACCTCGACCTACGACCACCGGATCATCCAGGGCGCCGAGTCGGGCTCGTTCCTGCGCTCGGTCGATCTGCTGCTCTCCGGTGAGGAGGGCTTCTACGAGTCCGTGGCGCAGGCGTTCGGGGTCGACCCCGGCCCGATCACCCACGCTCACCCGGCCTCGGCCTCGGCGCCGGCGCTCGCCACCGGGAGCTCGCAGCCGACGACCGGCGTCGTCAGCTCGGAGCCCGACGTCGAGCTGCTCCAGGGCGTGCAGGCGGCGACCTCACTGCTCAAGGCCTACCGCACGCACGGCCACCTCGCCGCGCATCTCGACCCGCTCGGCCACGAGCCGAAGGGCGACCCGGCGCTCGTCCCCGAGTCGCTCGACCTGACGCCGGAGCTGATGAGCCGTATCCCCGCCTCGATCCTGCGGATCGGTGTCGAGGGCGAGACGCTGCTCGAGGTCCTACCGCGCCTGCGCGAGGCCTACTGCGGCACGATCGGCTACCAGATCGAGCACCTCTCCTCGCACCAGCAGCGGATGTGGCTGCGCGAGATGATCGAGACGGGGGCCCACAGGACCCCGCTCGACGCCGAGCACCGGCGCGGCCTGCTGACGCGGCTGATCGACGTCTTCCAGTTCGAGCGCTTCCTGCAGAAGAGCTACCTCGGCCAGAAGACGTTCTCGATCGAGGGCCTCGACGTCACCGTGCCGATGATCGACACCGTCTGCACTCTCGCGCGCCGAAACGGCGCCGAGGAGGTCGTGCTCGGGATGGCCCACCGCGGCCGGCTGTCGGTCCTGGCCCACAATCTCGGGCGCTCGACCGAGTCGATCCTGGCCGAGTTCGAGGGCGCGAAGGCGCTCGAGCAGGTCAAGTCGATCGTCCACATGCCCCACGGCGGCACCGGCGACGTCAAATACCACCAGGGCGCCGAGGGCATGTTCTCGACCCAGGACGGCGAGGACGTGAAGGTCCTGCTCTACCCGAACCCGAGCCACCTCGAGTTCGTCGATCCGGCCGCGACCGGTGGCGCCCGCGCCGCCCAGACCGAGCACTCGGGCCCGAAGCTCCACCACAACCCGCAGGTCGCCGTGCCGCTGCTGCTCCACGGCGACGCGGCGTTTCCGGGCCAGGGGGTCGTCGCCGAGACGCTCAACCTCCAGTCGCTCAACGGCTACTCGACCGGCGGCACGATCCACATCATCATGGACAACCAGGTCGGCTTCACCACGGAGCCGTCAGAGGGTCGCTCGACGCCGTACGCCTCCGACCTCGCCAAGGGCTTCAACGTCCCGATCATCCACGTCAACGCCGACGACGTCGAGGGCTGCATCTCGGCGGTGCGGATGGCGATGGCCTACCGCGAGCGCTGGGGCCGCGACGTCGTCATCGACCTGATCGGCTATCGCCGCTACGGCCATAACGAGACCGACGAGCCGGCCTACACGCAGCCCCTCCAGGCCGCGAAGATCAAGGCCCACCAGCCGGTCTCGGAGATCTACGCCGAGAAGCTCGTCAAGGAGGGCGTCGTCAGCCCCGACGACGTCTCCGAGACGGCCTCCGAGCGCCAGGAGTCGCTGCGCGGGACGCTCACCGAGCTGCGCCGCAAGATGGAGTCGGGCGAGTTCGAGGCCGACACCCAGACGGGCATCCAGACGGGCGAGATCCGCCAGCAGACGCCGGAGGTCGAGACGAAGGTGTCGGCGAAGCGGCTGCGCTCGCTGAACGCCGAGCTGATCCGCGTGCCGGACAGCTTCACGATCCACCGCAAGCTGCGAAAGCCGCTCGAGGGACGGATCGAGACGCTCGAGTCGGGGCCGATCGAGTTCGGCCACGCCGAGGGGCTCGCGTTCGCGTCGTTGCTGACCGAGGGGACGCACGTCCGCCTGACCGGCCAGGACGCCGAGCGCGGGACGTTCTCGCACCGCCACCTCGCTCTCCACGACGAGAAGACGGGCCTCGAATACATGCCGATCCAGAACCTCTCCGGGGCGCTGGCGCCGTTCGAGCTCCACAACAGCCCGCTGTCGGAGACGGCGTGCCTCGGGTTCGAGTACGGCTACTCGGCGGCCTCGCCGGAGAGCCTGATCATCTGGGAGGCGCAGTTCGGCGACTTCATCAACGGCGCCCAGGTGATCGTCGACCAGTTCATCGTCTCGGGCGAGGCGAAGTGGGGCCAGACGACGCGCCTGACGCTGCTGCTGCCCCACGGCTACGAGGGCGCCGGCCCCGAGCACTCGAGCGCGCGGATGGAGCGCTTCCTCGCGCTCGCGGCCGAGCGCAACATCCGGCTCGCCAACCCGACGACGGCGGGGCAGTACTTCCACCTTCTGCGCCGCCAGGCGCGGATCGCCGAGGCGCGGCCGCTCGTCGTCTTCACGCCGAAGGGACTGCTGCGCCTGAAGGCCGCGGCCTCGACGCTCGAGGAGCTCAGCGAGGGCAGCTTCCAGTTCGTCCTCGACGATCCCAGGGCCGAGGAGCGACGCGAGAAGGTCGAGCGGCTCGTCCTCTGCCAGGGGAAGGTCTACTACGACATCGACGGCTCCGAGCAGCGCGAGGCGGCCGAGAACGTCGCGGTGGCGCGGGTCGAGATGCTCTATCCCTTCCCCCGCCCACAGCTCACCGAGCTGATCGAGCGCTACCCGAACCTGCGCGAGGTCGTGTGGGTCCAGGAGGAGCCGGAGAACATGGGCGCGTGGAAGGTCATGGCCCGCCGCGTCCCGCCGATCCTGCCCGAGGGCGTCGAGCTCCGCTACGTCGGCCGGCCCCAGCGCGCCTCACCGTCCGAGGGCTACCCGGTCGCGCACCGCATCGAGCAGGAGCGCATCGTGCTGACGGCGCTGACCGGCTGACCCCTACCGCTCCAGGTAAAGCCGCGCGTTGCGGTCCTCCGCGCCGCCGGCGAGCCCCCGCGGACGGCCGCCCTGGGCGTCGATGTAGCCGAGCTCGCGCGAGACTCCGGGCAGTCCGGCGTCGGTGTGGTCGAGCATCCAGGTCTCGATGACGAGCCCGTCCGCGGTCTCTCGCAGGCGCAGCATCCGCGACTGCTCGGGGAAATCGGCCAGCGAGCTCGTCTCGATCGCCCAGTAGCCGCCTGCGGAGCTCTCCCGTGGCTCGATCAGGTTCTCGTGCGTGTGCCCCGACAGCACCGCGACGACCTGCGGGCTGCGATCGATCAGCGCCAGGGCCTCGTCGCCGCGATCGGATTCGTCGAGCGGCTGGTGGGAGGCGACGAAGACCCACCGACCCGACTCCGCCGCGGCGTCGAGCTCCGAGTCGAGCAGCTCGAGCTCGGCATCGGTCACGGCGCCGCCGGCGCCGCCCGCGCGGTCGGCGACGTCGAGCACGACGATGCGGACGTCCTCGCCGGCGTCGAATCCGTAGTCGAGCCGCTCGCCTGCGCCCCCGACGCCGGATGCCTCACGCAGATCGCCGACGAGCTCGGCAGGCTCGAGATAGCGCCGGTCCGGGTCGGCCGGGGTCGGCGTCGTGGTTCCCGGGAGGCCGTCCTCGAGGACGTCGGCGAGCAGCTCGCGCGTCGGGCTGTCGGGCAGCTCGAGGCCCTGATCGATCTCAACGAGGCGCTCGTCGCCGACGGCGATGTCCTCGAACAACGGCTCCGGCGGCGCCTCGCCCTGGACGAGGAGATCGTGGTTGCCGACCGCGGGCAGCCACGGCACATCGAGGCCCGGTGAGATGAACGACTCCTGGGCGCGGTCGAGGACCCCGGGCGCCGTCGGCGCGTCGACGTCGGGGCGGAAGACGAACGGGTCCGGGCTCGAGGCCTCCTGCGGGCCGTCGTAGCCGGGCCCGCCGCTGTCGGGGTCGACCTCGCCGCCCTCGAGGATCCCGAGCGCGAGGTCGAGCTCGTTTCGCTGCGCCGAGTCGATCAGGTCGCCGCTGATGAGGACGGCGTCCGGCGCCGCGGCGTCGAGTGCCCCGAGCGCCGCGGCGAAGACCTGGGGCGAGAGCGCCTCCTGCGGCCGGAACGCCTCGGTGACGGGGTCGCCGAGCCGATCGAGCTGGACCGCGCGCGCGGGCGACTCCTCATCGCGGACGTGGGCGTCGGTCACCTGCCCGAGCTCGGCAAGGGTCTTCCCCGGCTCGCTCGCCGGCGCGAGCTCGGTGCGCTCGGCGAACGGCTCACCGGCCGCGGTCTCGAGCTTCCCGTCGCCGTCGGGGTCGCGGAAGGTCGCATCGAGCGTCGAGCGCGGCCCCGCCGGCGCACTCGCCTGGCCGGCATCCCCGCCGATGGCGACGACCGCGACCACACCCGCGAGGACGATCGCCAGCAGGCCGAGCACGGCGAGGCGCCGAGCGCGCGGCACGCGACTCACCGTCGCAGCCCCTCGACTATCGGGCGGCGCTCGACCCGGCGCGCGACCCAGGCGGCGGCGATCGCCGCCAGCAGGGCGAGCCCGGCGACCACGACGGCGACCTGGGTCGCCCCGGCAGCGAGCGGCACCGACGCGAAGCCGCTCGCCAGGTTCGCGACGACGGGTGCGAGGAGGAAGCGCTCGAGCAGGTACGCGGCCGGTGCGGCGATCGCGACGCACGTGAGCGCCGCGCCGAGCAGGACCAGCGTGATCGAACCGCGCCCGGCGCCGCCCGCGCGCAGGATCGAGATCACCCCGCGCCGCTCGGCCACCGTCACCGCGAGCGCTTGGATCAGCGCGTACAGGCAGATCGCGAGATTGACGAGCGCGACGACTCGCAGCACGGCGGCGAGGACGCCGAGGAAGGTCTGGTCATCGGTCGTCGCGCCGCCGACGGCCTCGGTCTCCGCGGCGCCGTTCGAGGCGTCGTCGAGCTCGGCGGCGACCGTCCCGGCATCGGCGCCGTCGGCGAGGCGCACCGCGATCACCTGCTCGACACCGGGCTGCCGGGCGAGCAGGTCCGGGTCGCCGACGATCGCGACCCGCCCGTCGTTCTCGAGCGTCCGCGCGATCCCGACGACCTCGAACCGCGCCTCCTCCCCGGACGGCAGCTGGACCGCGAGGGTTCCGCCCAGGCTGAGGCCGAGCGCGTCGGCGAGACCGACCCCCACCTCGGCCTCGTCCGCGGCGCGCACCCGCCGGCCGGAATCGAGCGGCGCCGCCTGGAAGTCCGACGGGTCGCCCGCGTAGGAGACGAGCTGGAGCGGCTGCCCGAGGTCGAAGGACCCGACGGCCTCGAGCTCGTAGCGCGGGGCGGCGCCCTCGACCCCGTCCAGGCCCGAGATGCGCGGTGCCTCGGAGGCCGGCAGCGTGCTCGTCAGCTGGTACTGGCGCCCGACGGAGACCGGGTCCGACTGCAGCCGCTCGAGGAAGGAGGCGACGCCGAGCAGCAGCAGGACGACGGCGGCGGCGCTGGCGATCGTCGCCGCGGTCGCGGCCAGGCGGGCTCGGCGGGCGCTCGCCAGGCGGATCCCGAGCCCGAACGGCCCGCCCGGCGAGCGGCTGCGCCGGACCGCCCGGCCGCGAAGCTCGCCGCCGCGCAGGTTGAGCGCCGGGGGGCGGCCCGCGGCCCGCCACGCCGGCCAGGTCGTCGCGGCGAGCACGAGCCCGACGACGACCACGAGCGTCGCCGCCAGGACGGGGAGCAGGGCGAGGCCGGGGGGCAGCTCGTTGAGCGCCCCGAGCAGTCGCGCGCTGGGGCCGGCGGCGAGCAGCGCCCCGACCGCGATCCCCGCGAACGCGGCGGGAAGGGCGACGATCGCCGCCTCGAGCGCGTAGCGCTTCGTCACGCCCACCCGGCTGACGCCGACGGCCCGCATCACGCCGATCGACAGCAGCCGGCGCTCGACGTCGGCCTTCGCCGAGGCGCCGAGCATCGTCCCCGCCGCGACAAGAGCGACGAGCGAGAACGCGATCAGGAGGGCGATGACGACGCCGGCCGCCTGGTTGATCAGCGCCCGCAACCCGTCCTGCGTGACGAACTCGAGGTCGTCGAGGCCGAAGGCGAGCGCACGAGCCTGCACGAGCAGTGGATCGAGGTCGCTCGGATCAGACGCCCAGACGAGCGCCTGGTTGACCGGCAGTCGGTCTCCGAAGCTGTTGGCGACGTAGACACGCGGCTCGGGAGAGAGCGGATAGGCGACGTCGTCCGGCCCGACGGCGAGCCCCACGATCTCAGCCGACCCGAGGTGCTCGACCTCCATCGAGTCGCCGACCTCGAGATCCCAGGCGTCGGCCACGCCCTGCTCGACGACGACCTCGGCGCCGGACCCGTCGAGGTCGCGACCATCGACGATCGCATAGCCACGGCGGCCGTCCGGGTCGACGATCTCGATGTCGGCGTCGTCGGAGAAGCCTCCCGGCGCGTCGATCACGTGACCCGAGAGCACGAACCGGTACGCCGACGCCTCGACGTTCGGCAGCGCGTCGATCCGCGCCTCGACCTCGTCGCGATCGCGCTCGTCGAAGCTCGCCAGGACATCGGGCAGGTCGGCCTGCTCGGCGGCCCGCTCGAAGCCCGTGCCGAGCCCGTAGCTGACGGTGATCGAGGTGCCGGCCATCGCCGCCGCGGCGAAGATCCCGGCGGCCGACAGCAACACCCGCCCTCGCTCCGCGCGCAGTCGACGGAGCGAGCGAGACAGACTCCGCCTCACCCGATCAGCCGCCCGTCCTCGAGCGAGAGGACCCGATCGGCGATCGCGGCCGCCTCGGGATCGTGCGTCGCCATCAGGACCGAGCGATCGCCGCCCGCGATCCTGCGCAGCGAGTCGAGCACCACGCGCCCGGAGGCCGAGTCGAGGTTGCCGGTCGGCTCGTCGGCCAGCAGCAGCGGTGGCTCGTTGACGAGCGCCCTGGCGATCGCGATCCGCTGTTGCTCACCGCCCGACAGCGTGTGCGGCAGCCGCTCGGCGGCGGCGCCGACGGCGAAGCGCTCGAGCAGCTCGCGACCGCGGCCCTCGGCCGCGGCGCCGTTCAGCCGGGCCGGCAGCAGGACGTTCTCGACACCGGTCAGCTCCGGGATCAGGTGGAAGAACTGGAACACGAAGCCGACGACCTCGCGCCGGTAGCGGGTCAGCTCACGCTCGCCGAGGCGATCGACCCGGACCCCGGCGACCTCGATCCGGCCGGAGTCGGCACGGTCGATCCCCCCGAGCAGGTTGAGCAGCGTCGACTTGCCCGACCCCGAGCGCCCGAGGATGCAGACGAGCTCGCCGCGACGGAGGTCGATCGCAGCCTCGTCGAGCACGCGGCGCGCGGCGCGGCCGCTGCCGAAGTGCTTCACGACCCCACGCGCGGACGCGAGGGTCCCGGCCGTGCCGCTCGCGGCCCTCGCTGCGTGTTGCGCCTCCAAGCTCCCCCACAGTCTGGCGACCGAGGTTCTCGGCCTGGTTAAGGGAGACGGGAGGAGAGTGGACCGCGGCCGCCGCCCTGCTCGGCGACCGCGGTCCGGAGGAGAGATGAGAGGCGAGAACTTCGCCCGAACTGATTCGCCGCTAGGCGAGGAGCGCAGCCCGTGTGATCACCGCCGCCCCGAGGGAACGGCCGCAATCGGAGCACTGGGTCATCCGGCTCCACGACGTATGCGTGGCACCGCACGAGCACCCGTATCGGCGCTCGAGCCCCGCGAGGCGTCTGGCCTCGCGGACGACGACACCGGAGTCATTGAGGGTTCGTCCGGTGTGCGAGATCGAGCCTGCGTCCATGAACGTCATCATCGCGACGCCAACACGGCGCGACCTTGGACGCCGGTCGAAGCTTTCGAGCGCCGCGTTGTCCGAGCGGTCGTGGACGGCCCGTCGTAGGTCGAACGCCCGGCACCGCTATAGATCGCCTCGGTGAGCACGCGATCGGATCAGGAAGAGGGGACGCTCGCCCGGGCCGAGGACATGCTGCTCGAGGCGGAGCCGGGGCCGCTCTACCCCTGGGTACGGCGCGCCTCCTACATCGAGGCACTCCTGTTCATCGGGCTGCTCGTCTTCTGGCTGGTCCCGGGCTACCCGGACGCGACGTTCGCGTTCGGCCTCGCGCACGGAATCGGCTACCTGATCCTGCTCAGCCTGATCTGGGTCGCGTTCCTGCGCCGCCAGGTCCCCCTGTGGCTTCTGGCCGCGACCGCTACGCCGCTCGGTCCGTTCGGCTCCGTCGTCGGGATCGTCCTCTGGGACCGGAGCCGGGCGCGTGCGGCGGACACCTCGAGAGAAAGGAGGGGCGGACCGCGAAGGGGGTCGACACGGCCCGCCCCATGAACTCGTTCCCGCTTTTACCCAACCGCTCTCGAATGCACGAAAGAGATTGCGCGGAACCCGATCGTATCGATTGCAGACAGTGTGTCGGCCTGTCAAACGCGCTTAACTAAGCCACTCCGACCGATCGATGGGCCGGCCTTGGTCCGATCGACCCCGAGGTCTGGGGGAGACCGATCCTCAGCGCAGATCACGAAGGACCCGCTGCAGGATCCCCCCGTTCTGGAAGTAGTTGACCTCGTTCGGCGTGTCGAGCCGGACCTGCGCGGTGAACTTCGTCTCCTCGCCGTCCTCGGAGGTCGCCGTGACCTCGACCTCCTTGGCCTCGCCGTCCTCGAGATCGCCGACCGTGATCGTCTCCGACCCATCGAGCCCGAGGTCCGACACGCTCTCGGGGAGCTGCAACGGCAGGACGCCCATGCCGATCAGATTCGAGCGATGGATCCGCTCGAAGCTCTCGGCGAGGACCGCGCGGACGCCGAGCAGCTTCGTGCCCTTCGCCGCCCAGTCGCGCGATGAGCCCGACCCGTACTCCTTGCCGGCGAGGACGACGAGCGGGGTGTCCTCCTCGGCATAGTGCATGGCGGCCTCGTAGATCGTCGTCTCCTCGCCGTCGGGGAAGATCTTCGTGAAGCCACCCTCCTTGTCGACCAGCGAGTTGCGAAGCCGGACGTTCGCGAACGTGCCGCGGATCATCACCTCGTGA from the Thermoleophilia bacterium SCSIO 60948 genome contains:
- the def gene encoding peptide deformylase, with translation MAVLPITMVGDPVLRERAPDMTPEELASPAVQRLIDDMIETKRAANGAGIAAQQVGRALRVAIVEVTPGNPRYPYKPPIDLTVIVNPTIEPLDDGSAQINEGCLSVPGLRAEVPRHMGVRVRYLDRDGNEREEIRRGLTAGTFQHEVDHLDGVLFLDRVEDPTTFTTWEEFDRHGREAFEARAREIVERTGS
- a CDS encoding formimidoylglutamate deiminase; this translates as MGGVRPPRPRGLRGPGARDRRADRVVTGTERELWCELAWLGGAEPEAGVTIGLDGERIASVGSAGSPPPGAERLAGLTIPGLTNAHSHSFQRALRGRTQAASGGSFWTWREEMYALARRLDPDSVFETARATFGEMALAGITSVGEFHYVHHAADGTPYDDPNALGNAVIAAAAEAGIRLTLIDACYLHGGIERFRDRSAEAWAERVDALAEGPMQRVGAAIHSVRAVDPAAAATVATWAGDRPLHAHVSEQPAENESCLAEHGLTPTALLDEAGALGPGFTAIHATHPTDADVGLLGSAGAGVCLCPTTERDLADGVGPARALRDAGVSLSVGSDSQAFIDPFEEARAIELDERLATGVRGIHEPRELLAAATARGAAAIGWPQAGRIESGALADLTTIALGGVRLGGLAAADAIAGVVFAAAPADVSDVYVAGRRIVRDGAHVSLDVPALLAKAARA
- a CDS encoding imidazolonepropionase; this encodes MSALVIDRIGLLVTGDPELGDGPLGTLRDVALVIEDGRVLAIEPSGAAGDERLDAAGRCVIPGFVDSHTHLVFAGERGEEFAARMAGAGYEAGGIEVTTDATRAASAEELERLARARRRESLRAGITTIEIKSGYGLTVESERRLCEVAARLTGEVTFLGAHLVPAEFRDRRSDYVDLVRGEMLAACAPLSRWIDVFCERGAFDPDESRAILESGREAGLGLRVHGNQLGPGAGVRLAVETGAASVDHCTYLEPGDIEALAGSETVATFLPATDFSTRQPYPNARAVIDAGGRVALATNTNPGSSYTTSIGFCLALAVRDMGMTIDEALTAATRGGALALRRDDVGHLAPGARGDAALLAAPSHSHLVYRPGVPLVVATVAAGEVVWTDPDLASTPLR